The Monomorium pharaonis isolate MP-MQ-018 chromosome 5, ASM1337386v2, whole genome shotgun sequence genome includes a window with the following:
- the LOC118645501 gene encoding pectinesterase inhibitor 10-like: MLSSFSKKKSQTLLENPLARTGEEPAAVLSFSREGVAPPPSCGSPPRDGTRKRARCVWNSGRPDLAQRDSAWLSSRPPPPASVLVGGYTSVSLPLPSVPFSLPLPPSLPLPRRRSLSLFLTHADAVVRPQSCQTRAEVVHFSALRFRSTRCQRGSPPPSLSLSLSLSLSLSLSLSLSLSLPLSFSPFPISLSLSLSLCPPPAPCLGPLATPNPPVLPSVRLASPYATFQPPSTAPIHPPAHCSSFVPTTVLLVPLPFPFSFVHFPLASSSHRSSLHPCRLPFSRSLSPVARYPFQPTARFDARATNPLGALPLFHASLSPFLSSSSRRLFVHLSSLSMTAEDMRQLVPKFNSSR; encoded by the coding sequence atgctttcttctttttccaaaaaaaagtCTCAAACACTTTTGGAGAACCCACTCGCGAGAACCGGGGAAGAACCCGCGGCggtcctctctttctctcgcgaaGGGGTTGCGCCTCCGCCTTCGTGTGGTTCTCCTCCGCGGGATGGCACACGCAAGAGAGCGCGATGTGTGTGGAACTCGGGTAGACCTGACCTAGCCCAACGCGACTCGGCTTGGCTCTCCTCTCGTCCTCCTCCCCCTGCGTCGGTATTGGTCGGCGGATATACGTCGGTCTCCCTTCCGCTTCCGTCagtccctttctctctccctcttcctccgtctctccctctcccgcGCCgtcgttctctttctctctttctgacGCACGCGGACGCGGTGGTGCGCCCGCAAAGCTGCCAGACCAGAGCAGAGGTGGTGCATTTCTCTGCGCTGCGCTTTCGATCGACCCGTTGCCAGAGAggttcccctcccccctctctttctctctctctctctctctctctctctctctctctctctctctctctctctctctctctccctctctctttctctccgtttcccatttctctctctctctctctctctctctgccctCCCCCCGCTCCCTGCCTCGGTCCTCTCGCCACCCCGAATCCTCCCGTTCTTCCCTCAGTGCGTCTCGCTTCACCGTACGCCACTTTCCAACCCCCGTCTACCGCCCCAATCCACCCCCCCGCTCATTGCTCTTCGTTCGTCCCTACCACCGTTCTCCTCGttcccctccccttcccttTTTCTTTCGTGCATTTTCCTCTTGCGTCTTCGTCTCACCGTTCATCACTACACCCTTGTCGTCTCCCTttctcgcgctctctctcccCGGTCGCCCGTTACCCCTTTCAACCCACCGCCCGCTTCGACGCGCGTGCAACCAACCCCCTTGGCGCACTACCCCTATTCCATGCGTcgctttctccctttctctcgtcGTCATCGCGGCGCTTGTTTGTTCATCTCTCGTCGTTGTCGATGACAGCAGAAGACATGCGTCAGTTGGTTCCAAAGTTTAATTCTTCTAGATAA